The sequence AATAGGCGAACAAAGCGCAGTGCTACACGTTTTACCGCGTGAACCCATCTCTGTATTTCAGTGTAGCCCAACTCATTtaggtgattttttttctcttcatgaGGCACCTTTTCTTAGCCGGATGTATTAAAGTCAGGAGACTCCAAATCGAGAAATCCCCGCTGAACCTTTAGGTCAGATGGTTAATTTTGATACAGCCCCAGTCTTACAAAGGACAAAATTTAtctagtgcccccccccccccccccaaccccctccCAAAGGGTCGCAAAACAATGTAGCTGCATTTTCAGAGCTCGTAGATTGACGCAACATCTTagcccccctcccaccccccagaAAACAAATTATCTGCCAATTCAGCTGCACTGCAGCAAGTAGTACTACATGATGGAATATTATATTCTTTTCCAACAACATTCTCTGTAAGCAGAAGTCCTAGAGAATGTCTCACAAGTTAAGGCTGGTGACAACAAATAATTCACTTTTCCAATGCGCAAGTTTACCCAAGAAATCTGTCTAGACCGAACACTTGTCGACACTGGTAGCAAAAGAATAGGGGCCATATTTAAACCATCTCAGTTGAAGTGCAGCTTTCTAGAATTGCACGCGCTTTCGAAATTTGGAGGGGCTAAAATCTTATCACTGCTGAAGTCTTCCTCCAAAAGCATTTCATGCACATcgtcatttaaatgttttagattctaataaatgcagcaatttctaaaattataaataaattcaCAGGCCAATACTACAGATGAAACATACTGACAAATAAGGGAATCGTCTCCAGTGCTAGGAAGAGAGAATGGGATAAACAGCTTTTCAGTTTGTCAGCCAGCCTTTTTGAACTTGTTTAAAACAGTTTTAAAATGAAGGTATATACACAAAATGTAAGGGGCAGCCCACACGTCGGCTGCACGTCTCGCAGAATTAAATATGGCCACCCATAGGAAAGTGAAACACAGggcaaagaagaaagaaagaaagaagcgtTCCCTACAAATCAACTCCACCGAAACAGGAATCCTCACGGCTCGTGGTGTTGAGAGGCTGCGTGTACGTTTTAgtgttctgctgctgaagacaGGAGGGACGCGTCTGGGTCTTTTAGAAGCAAAAGGTTTCTCATAAGCGTCAGCAAGAAACAGCAGTCTCTTCGGAAGATAAATCCAGCATCTCTGTCCGTGGAAAATCCAAGTTTGTCCTCAATCCGCTAGACACAAGTGGAACCAGCAAGAAAATGCAGACCGTCCTCCCTCCCAAAATGCAGACCGTCCTCCTTCCCAATTATCTCCATCGCCGCTAAACGGATGAGCCAACCAAAAACAGTCATGGATTCTACTTTGTGGTTCAACATTAACTCGGTGACAAATCATCAGCTAGGTaacaatgagtgtgtgtgtgtgtggtatgaAGTGAGCTTAACGGTGGATAATGGAGGGTTATTACTTTAGAAATGAGTTGAACTGCTTGTTAAGGCACTTGATATAAACTGGGTCAAACTTCCAAAACAAAGACTAGCGAGTGGAGGCTGTCGTGCATCCGTCTGTCGGCGCTGGCTTCGTGTCACTGCTGGATATGTCTCGTCACCATGTGCATTGATATATTCTCAACTTGGTCCCATACCGTCCTCCCCAGTTCCGACGTCTTCAGTGTGTGGCATCGCAGCGCAGAGCCCCGCAGAAGGGCGAATGAGTTCCAAAACTCGTCCATCAAAATACACGTTCCGTATGGTGGCgtcaaaaaataaagacaaactgTACAAAAACGAAATCCAaaacggggggtgggggtgggggtggaaaaaaaaaggttcaaaggGGAATGGAGGATGGACCGATCTGTAGAGAAAGAAGAGTGAAGTAAAATTAGACCAGATCCGCTAACAAGCGGTTTGTCTGAGCCGTGAATTTGACATGTACGATGGTCTGGACATGTTTTAATGTGTtccagcagtcaaaataaaagcagcgagACGAGACTCAGGTTAAACAGGTACACAAAACCGTGCTGGGTCACGGAGAAAGTCCGGTCAATCCCAAAGATCCAAGTTGCGCCGATGTGTATCGACCATCCTTCCCATCACAGGTTGACGTCAGTAAAGGTGAAAATTCTATCACTAAAATTAGCAAACTGCAAAAACTGAGAGATGCACAGCTACAGGTCGCCTCGGTCGCTGCTGCATTGAGGAGGTGCAGACCCTCCTCGGAGGTGGCTGAGGGTCACACCGAGTAGAGCGGCGCCACCGCCCCACATGGGAAGCGTAGCTCGGAAGGACTTACCGGCTCATGGCTTGACTTCTTCACCGCTCTCGCTGTGGTACTCTGCCACATATAGGCTCTTGTCAATGATGCCCGGGATCGGCTTGATCTCCGTTCCAAGCTGCTCCTCGATACCTTTCAGGTTGAACCGATCATCATAAGTGATGAGGTTGATGGCGAGACCCAAGTGCCCGAAGCGGCCTGAATAATGACGAAAGTAAGTCTTGATTTGTTTCATCACTGATGACATTGAGATGACTTTTTGCACAAGAAGCTGCCGATGACCCTCCAAATTGAACAGGGTCTTACCAGATCTACCAATGCGATGAAGGTACGTCTCTCCCAGCCTGGGAAAGTCAAAGTTGATTACGACATTGACAGCTTGAATGTCAATTCCTCTTGTGAAAAGGTCTAAGGCacacgcaaaagaaaaaaacaaaagacattcaagtcatttttttgttAATCCAGCCACTAGAAACTGGATGttgaagacaaaaatattaaGAGTTGTTTTTAAATACCAAACTTAACGGTGAGAACCAAGCAGACACATGAAAGATTGCTTGGTCCAAGCAAAGGATCATGGTCAACTTTGCTTGGATACCTTTATGAAAATTGGTCAAAAATTAGGTTGTCTTTCAAATTGTGACTACAGGCTCAATTGCGAGTCTGAAATCCCAGCAGACATATTGCCACAACGGCTCGAGTGTGGCAGAGCAAGTCTGGTAGCATTCAGTAAACACGGTCTCTGCTTGCAACACAATTGCTCTAGAAATCATTTTTCTCACAGACGCGCATGCCAGAGGCGCCGCCACTCACCAGTACAGACAAGATTCCTGCAGAGGCCGTTTCTGAAGTCGTGAAACACGCGGTTACGATGCTCCTGAACAGCAAGAAAAAGGAAAGTGCTCTCAGGCGCCACATTCATTCACATACAGGCGTCTACGCGACAGAAATACACGCCACTTTGCGGGATGCCTGACCTGTCTCATCTTGGCATGAATGTAGAAACACGAATAACCAAGTTGGGAGATCTTCTTGGCAAGGAGTTCCACTCTCTGAGAGGAGTTGCAGAAGATTATTGACTGGTTGAtctggagctggagagagagagagacggtgaGAAAATAGTCACGTTTTAGTTTCTAGCACATTTTGGCGCCATTCAAAAACAGCACATCTCTTAAAATTTGGTTGCATCATTTCAAATTCGATTGGGACCGTGTTTGGACCATAAATGCAGAGCTTAAGTCTAAATTTCAAACATTGAATACATCCAGAATTTTCTCTTATTATAATTCCCTGCAGCATAATTAAGGTGCGCGTTTCCTTTGTCTATAAGTCATTGTAACATTAACCAGTAATGCACTATTGTGCTATTAATAACTACCGAGATGAGATGGTTAATCTCATACTATTGTAAACATGGAACTGAAACACTTACCCTGGAGAACAAAGTGTTAAGGCAATGGACTTTTTGCCTTTCAGTGACGTATGCATAATACTGAGTCACACCCTTCAGTGTAAGCTCCTCCATCAGATTGATTTCATATGGTTTCTGCAGGTGTGCCGACTAAAAAGCACAGTAAGAAAACAGGAAACGGTTTCAGGTTGTGCAACAGATGAAGATTTGTCATCAGTCAGACGTGATCTGATCAAGTGAGCCACTTACCATAAACTTCTGCACGCTGAGCGGGAAGGTGGCAGAATAAAGCAGAATCTGCCTCTGTTTAGCCAGGAAGCCCAGAATCTCTTCCATCAT is a genomic window of Brachionichthys hirsutus isolate HB-005 unplaced genomic scaffold, CSIRO-AGI_Bhir_v1 contig_1003, whole genome shotgun sequence containing:
- the LOC137913540 gene encoding probable ATP-dependent RNA helicase ddx6 → MATTGGTNLRDDIMRLDETVHVIIATPGRILDLIKKGVAKVNQVQMIVLDEADKLLSQDFVLMMEEILGFLAKQRQILLYSATFPLSVQKFMSAHLQKPYEINLMEELTLKGVTQYYAYVTERQKVHCLNTLFSRLQINQSIIFCNSSQRVELLAKKISQLGYSCFYIHAKMRQEHRNRVFHDFRNGLCRNLVCTDLFTRGIDIQAVNVVINFDFPRLGETYLHRIGRSGRFGHLGLAINLITYDDRFNLKGIEEQLGTEIKPIPGIIDKSLYVAEYHSESGEEVKP